The genomic DNA GGCGTGGCACTGATCAAAGGCGTGGCCCATTGGATCACCACGGGCCTGCCGCTGACACTGGCTGCACCCGCGTTCGGATTTCTATTGAACCTTGACCCGTCCGCCTACGTCTGGCTGCTCGCCTCCCTCGCTCTTGGTACGCCCGCGCTTTCGATGATCGGTACATTTGGCGCAGCGTTGACCGTTGGCTTGCGGCGCGGTGGGCTTTTGATGTCGCTTCTGGTGCTGCCACTTTACGTGCCGACACTGATATTTGGGGCGGAAACCGTGCGGCGCGGCGCGCTCGGCCTAGACGCCATAACACCGCTGCTGATGCTTGCGGGGATCACGCTGGGCAGCTTCGCCCTGTTGCCATTTGCCACATCGTCCGCACTTCGGGTTAACCTTAAGTGAGCGGTATTGTCGCTTCGCAAACAGCAGGATAGCTAAGCAATATGTCGATTTGGGAATATGCCAATCCGAAGAAATTCATCGCGACCACGACGCCATTGGTGCCGTGGGTTTTGGGTGTTGCAATTGCCTGCCTTGTTGTGGGTTTGGTTTGGGGCTTTTTCCTGACGCCAGACGATTTTCGACAGGGATCAACGGTTAAGATTATTTACCTGCATGTGCCCGCCGCACTGATGGCGATCAATGCGTGGTTCATGATGTTGGCGATGTCGCTGATCTGGCTGGTGCGGCGCCACCATGTCAGCGCATTGGCAGCACGCGCAGCGGCGCCCGTGGGCATTGTCATGACCCTTATAGCGTTGATAACAGGCGCTATTTGGGGCCAGCCGATGTGGGGTACATGGTGGGCGTGGGATCCGCGACTGACGTCATTCCTGATCCTGTTTTTGTTCTACCTCGGCTATATGGCTCTGTGGGAAGCTATTGAAGATCCGGACACTGCCGCCGACCTTACGTCCGTTCTGTGCATCGTCGGGTCAGTTTTTGCCGTGTTGTCGCGCTACGCCGTTAACTTTTGGAACCAAGGTCTGCACCAAGGCACAAGCATCCCCGTCGCCACGGGGGAACGTACAATTTCAGACGTGTTTTTCGTGCCTCTGCTGATTTGTATGGTTGGATTCGGGCTGCTGTTTCTGGCTTTGGTATTAATCCGCACCCAGACCGAAATTCGCGTGCGCCGTATTCGCGCGCTTGAGATAAGGATGCGATCATGATTCCTGATCTTGGTAATTACGCGGTTGAAGTGATGTCTGCCTATGTATTGTCGATCCTGTTATTGGTCGCGATTGTAGCGGTGTCATTGCGACGCGGTCGAAAAGTTCGTGGGCAATTGGTAAAAATTGAAGCCCGCAAGGAGAGCGCCAATGTCTAAGTTGATGATGGTGCCAGTGGTGTTGTTTGCAGCCCTCGCTGGATTGTTTGCGGCAGGGATGTATTCGTCGCAAGGACCGGAATTGCCGTCCGCTTTCATTGGCAGACCAGCGCCAGCAATCGACGTTTCTGACATTGTCGGCCTCGCGCCCTTAACTGACGCAATGCTGCGCGATGGGGAGGTAAAGATTGTGAACTTCTGGGCCAGTTGGTGTGCACCGTGCCGAGTTGAACATCCCAGCCTCACCGCGCTCGCAGACGAAGGTGTGCCTATATATGGGATTAATTACAAAGACCTAGATCGAAACGCACTGTCGTTTCTTGGCGAGCTGGGCGATCCGTATTTGGCCGTCGGGTCCGACCCTCGCGGTTTTCACGCCATTGATTGGGGCGTCTACGGCGTGCCCGAAACGTTCCTGATTGATGGTGACGGTACGATCCTGCTGCGCATGGCCGCGCCCGTGACGCAGCGTGAATTGGCCAACCGATTGCGCCCCGCACTTGACGCGGCGCGCGCCGCCAATTGAGGGGCCTAGCGGCTGTAGCGCAGTGACATGCAGCTTAGCCCACCATCGACAAGTGCTGCTTGTCTGGTGTTGAGAATGCGCACCGAATAGCCAGCCGATTCCAGCATATCTGCCGTCTTTGGATATCCCGCTGACAAGAAGACGTCTGCGTTGACGCGGATCGCATTGGCGGCGGCGTCTTCGCCAACCGCGGTTTCAATCACATTCAACCCATTGAATGCGCCCGACGTGGCCAATGCCGGGGTCGCCAGCACGGTTTGCGCATCAATAAGCGAACTTTCGGTTTTGAAATGCAAGATTTCTGGCGGTGTTTGCAGGACCACAAGCTTGTATCCCAAACCTTCAACAATCGGGCGCAGATCCTGCGCGCCTTGCAGGTTGGTGCGGGCCGACAGACCTAGCAACACGCGATCATCCGTGCACAGTATATCACCACCATCGACGTAACCGTCGGTGCTTAAATCAATGACATCATTCATGTTTTCCAGCAGTGCCGGTCGAAGTGCCGCGGCTTCACCAAGGCGGGACGCAGCACCTGGACGCAGGATAATTGCCGTACCGTTCAACACCAAGGCGGGGTCTTCGATAAAGACCGAATCGGGGAAGGATTCGTCGGCAGGCAGGACGTTCACGACGCAGCCAGCTAGGCGCAAGGCACTGATGTAGGCCGCGTGTTCTGCGGCAAACGCGATCGGGTCAGGGTCGCCGTGGTCGCTGGCGCGCAACCCGTCAGTTACCGATGTTGCAGGCAGGCGGCACAGCGCATGGGAGAATTCGAATGATCTGTTTTCCATTTGGATAATCTATCTGCCTTACTCGAAACGTCCAGCTTATTTGGTTCGAAAATACCAAAGCCGGAGGAACAAATGAAAAAGCCGCGCCCCGATGGGGGCGCGACC from Octadecabacter antarcticus 307 includes the following:
- a CDS encoding DsbE family thiol:disulfide interchange protein, which produces MSKLMMVPVVLFAALAGLFAAGMYSSQGPELPSAFIGRPAPAIDVSDIVGLAPLTDAMLRDGEVKIVNFWASWCAPCRVEHPSLTALADEGVPIYGINYKDLDRNALSFLGELGDPYLAVGSDPRGFHAIDWGVYGVPETFLIDGDGTILLRMAAPVTQRELANRLRPALDAARAAN
- a CDS encoding heme ABC transporter permease translates to MSIWEYANPKKFIATTTPLVPWVLGVAIACLVVGLVWGFFLTPDDFRQGSTVKIIYLHVPAALMAINAWFMMLAMSLIWLVRRHHVSALAARAAAPVGIVMTLIALITGAIWGQPMWGTWWAWDPRLTSFLILFLFYLGYMALWEAIEDPDTAADLTSVLCIVGSVFAVLSRYAVNFWNQGLHQGTSIPVATGERTISDVFFVPLLICMVGFGLLFLALVLIRTQTEIRVRRIRALEIRMRS
- the ccmB gene encoding heme exporter protein CcmB, with the translated sequence MIALLRRDLSLAVRAGGGFGLGLAFFLIIVVLVPFGVGPEAAVLSRIAPGILWVAALLAALLSLDRIFALDFEDGTLPLLATSPLPLEGVALIKGVAHWITTGLPLTLAAPAFGFLLNLDPSAYVWLLASLALGTPALSMIGTFGAALTVGLRRGGLLMSLLVLPLYVPTLIFGAETVRRGALGLDAITPLLMLAGITLGSFALLPFATSSALRVNLK
- the ccmD gene encoding heme exporter protein CcmD; its protein translation is MIPDLGNYAVEVMSAYVLSILLLVAIVAVSLRRGRKVRGQLVKIEARKESANV
- a CDS encoding dimethylaminohydrolase, yielding MENRSFEFSHALCRLPATSVTDGLRASDHGDPDPIAFAAEHAAYISALRLAGCVVNVLPADESFPDSVFIEDPALVLNGTAIILRPGAASRLGEAAALRPALLENMNDVIDLSTDGYVDGGDILCTDDRVLLGLSARTNLQGAQDLRPIVEGLGYKLVVLQTPPEILHFKTESSLIDAQTVLATPALATSGAFNGLNVIETAVGEDAAANAIRVNADVFLSAGYPKTADMLESAGYSVRILNTRQAALVDGGLSCMSLRYSR